Proteins from a single region of Amycolatopsis sp. CA-230715:
- the ggt gene encoding gamma-glutamyltransferase, whose protein sequence is MSEGSRTLRRSVVLASAVALVVPLAVAAPAEALPQRPKSPVAVGYLGAVSSIDADASAIGTQVLREGGNAVDAAVATAAALGVTDPFSAGVGGGGFLVYYDARTGKVHTLDGRETAPAKADQNLFVENGKALPFDDAVTSGLSVGIPGTPATWQDALRKWGTRSLAAAVKPAERLARRGFVVDKTFHDQIANNAKRFSAFPSTRSLYLPGGAPPEIGTRFTNPDLAGTYRALASQGSGALYRGPIADDIAKTVQQPPVDPASGLKVRPGSMTAADIAAYRTVERAPTNTRYRGLDVYGMPAPSSGGLTVGEALNILENTDLAKLSKADYLHYFLESTRLAFADRNRWIGDPAVIDVPAKELVSQQFADSRACLIDPKKAGVSPVAPADPRKPVPCQAGKTGAPTPYEGENTTHLTVADRWGNVVAYTLTIEQEGGSGIVVPGRGFLLNNELTDFSFTPVTPGVPDPNLPGPGKRPRSSMAPTIVLEGGKPLLAVGSPGGASIITTVLQVLLGRLDRGLSLPDAIAAPRASQRNSAAAQVEQGFLDQPETADLKARGQGFSSAPAEIGAATGVERLKDGRWLAAAEPVRRGIGSAQVVLPWRWPGER, encoded by the coding sequence ATGTCTGAAGGATCCAGAACCCTGCGCCGTTCGGTGGTCTTGGCGAGCGCGGTCGCCCTCGTGGTGCCGCTCGCCGTGGCGGCACCCGCCGAAGCGCTGCCACAGCGCCCGAAATCGCCCGTCGCGGTCGGGTACCTCGGCGCGGTGTCGAGCATCGACGCGGACGCCAGCGCGATCGGTACCCAGGTGCTGCGCGAGGGCGGCAACGCGGTGGACGCCGCGGTCGCGACCGCCGCCGCGCTCGGCGTGACGGATCCCTTCTCCGCCGGGGTCGGCGGCGGCGGGTTCCTGGTCTACTACGACGCCCGCACCGGCAAGGTGCACACCCTCGACGGCCGCGAGACCGCGCCCGCGAAGGCCGATCAGAACCTGTTCGTGGAGAACGGCAAGGCGCTGCCGTTCGACGACGCGGTGACCAGCGGCCTGTCGGTCGGCATCCCCGGCACACCGGCCACCTGGCAGGACGCGCTGCGGAAGTGGGGCACCCGCTCGCTGGCGGCCGCGGTCAAACCCGCCGAACGACTCGCCAGGCGCGGGTTCGTGGTGGACAAGACCTTCCACGACCAGATCGCCAACAACGCCAAGCGGTTCTCGGCGTTCCCGTCGACGCGATCGCTCTACCTCCCCGGCGGCGCGCCGCCCGAGATCGGCACGAGGTTCACCAACCCGGACCTCGCTGGCACCTATCGCGCGCTCGCGTCGCAGGGCTCGGGCGCCCTCTACCGCGGGCCGATCGCCGACGACATCGCGAAAACCGTGCAGCAGCCGCCGGTGGACCCCGCCTCGGGGCTCAAGGTTCGGCCGGGCTCGATGACCGCGGCCGACATCGCCGCCTACCGGACCGTCGAGCGCGCGCCGACGAACACGCGGTACCGCGGCCTCGACGTGTACGGCATGCCCGCGCCGTCATCGGGCGGGCTGACCGTCGGCGAAGCGTTGAACATCCTCGAAAACACCGATCTCGCGAAGCTGAGCAAGGCCGATTACCTGCACTACTTCCTGGAGTCCACGCGCCTCGCCTTCGCCGACCGCAACCGCTGGATCGGGGACCCCGCGGTGATCGACGTGCCCGCGAAAGAACTGGTGAGCCAGCAGTTCGCCGATTCGCGCGCGTGCCTGATCGACCCGAAGAAGGCGGGCGTCAGCCCGGTCGCGCCCGCGGACCCGCGCAAGCCGGTGCCGTGCCAGGCAGGCAAGACCGGCGCGCCGACGCCGTACGAGGGCGAGAACACCACGCACCTCACCGTCGCCGACCGCTGGGGCAACGTGGTCGCCTACACGCTCACCATCGAGCAGGAAGGCGGCAGCGGCATCGTGGTCCCCGGCCGCGGTTTCCTGCTCAACAACGAGCTGACCGACTTCTCGTTCACCCCGGTCACGCCCGGCGTGCCGGACCCGAACCTGCCCGGCCCCGGCAAGCGCCCGCGTTCGTCGATGGCACCCACCATCGTGCTCGAGGGCGGCAAGCCGCTGCTCGCCGTCGGCTCGCCTGGCGGCGCGTCGATCATCACCACGGTGCTGCAGGTCCTGCTCGGCAGGCTCGACCGCGGCCTGTCCCTGCCCGACGCGATCGCGGCGCCGCGCGCGTCGCAGCGGAACTCCGCGGCGGCCCAGGTCGAGCAGGGCTTCCTCGACCAGCCGGAGACCGCCGACCTGAAAGCGCGAGGACAGGGATTTTCCAGCGCGCCCGCCGAGATCGGCGCGGCGACCGGTGTCGAGCGGCTGAAGGACGGCCGCTGGCTCGCCGCCGCGGAGCCGGTGCGCCGCGGGATCGGCTCGGCGCAGGTCGTGCTGCCGTGGCGGTGGCCGGGGGAGAGGTGA
- a CDS encoding pyroglutamyl-peptidase I gives MGISRAVLRVVAPVLAAVPVAVAVPAAAEAAPPASCFDQSVPLTVEEQRLTATLPAGGPAVGPELIRLAGFDRLVDEFTGKLCRTRTSGGARLLVKSAGDDLWRTAVDRAQGRRPGMGTLDRYDDRPLYWSRLAMSKALRQWTPSFALPPSARTALLTSFDHGARGLESDRFGHGGAHRILVSGFDPFQLDGAGVRISNPAGASALQLDGRVLATPAGPVQVQAVSFPVVWGYFDQGIVEDAYGTALRRAGAKPELITTISQGRPGQFDIERWAGGWRGKAPDNNRVTSPGPVPPAAGWPQPPDSFIETTLPYQRMIDAGTTGYPVKFNQQFCVWPDSTKPGTGTPVCRTDAPRPGEIAAQGGGGDYLSNESMYRSNRVRLGLGATSVRGGHLHTPVLGQPTAPDALTDADFEARRKTIANQTVALETAAAGALGDRG, from the coding sequence GTGGGAATTTCGCGTGCGGTGCTGAGGGTGGTCGCGCCGGTGCTCGCGGCGGTTCCGGTCGCGGTGGCGGTCCCGGCCGCCGCCGAAGCGGCGCCTCCCGCGTCCTGCTTCGACCAGTCCGTCCCGCTGACCGTCGAGGAGCAGCGCCTCACCGCGACGCTGCCCGCCGGCGGGCCCGCGGTCGGCCCCGAGCTGATCCGGCTCGCCGGGTTCGACCGGCTCGTCGACGAGTTCACCGGGAAGCTGTGCCGCACCAGGACCTCCGGCGGCGCCAGGCTGCTCGTGAAATCGGCCGGCGACGACCTGTGGCGCACCGCCGTCGACCGGGCGCAGGGCAGGCGGCCCGGCATGGGCACGCTCGACCGCTACGACGACCGCCCCCTCTACTGGTCCCGGCTCGCGATGAGCAAGGCACTCCGGCAGTGGACGCCGTCGTTCGCGCTCCCGCCGTCGGCGCGGACCGCCCTGCTCACCTCGTTCGACCACGGCGCGCGCGGCCTCGAATCGGACCGGTTCGGCCACGGCGGCGCGCACCGGATCCTGGTCAGCGGTTTCGACCCGTTCCAGCTCGATGGCGCGGGCGTCCGGATCTCGAACCCGGCCGGCGCGTCGGCGCTGCAGCTCGACGGCCGCGTGCTGGCCACCCCGGCCGGACCGGTCCAGGTGCAGGCGGTGTCGTTCCCGGTCGTGTGGGGCTACTTCGACCAGGGCATCGTCGAGGACGCCTACGGCACCGCGCTGCGCAGGGCCGGTGCCAAGCCGGAGCTGATCACGACGATCAGCCAGGGCCGCCCCGGTCAGTTCGACATCGAGCGCTGGGCCGGTGGCTGGCGGGGCAAGGCGCCGGACAACAACCGCGTCACGAGCCCCGGCCCGGTGCCGCCCGCGGCGGGGTGGCCCCAGCCGCCGGACTCGTTCATCGAGACCACGTTGCCGTACCAGCGCATGATCGACGCGGGGACCACGGGCTACCCGGTCAAGTTCAACCAGCAGTTCTGCGTCTGGCCGGACAGCACGAAACCCGGTACCGGCACCCCGGTGTGCCGAACGGACGCGCCGCGTCCCGGTGAGATCGCGGCGCAGGGCGGCGGCGGGGACTATTTGTCGAACGAGTCGATGTACCGCAGCAACCGGGTGCGGCTCGGGCTCGGCGCGACCTCGGTGCGCGGCGGACACCTGCACACCCCGGTGCTCGGCCAGCCCACGGCGCCGGATGCCCTCACCGACGCCGATTTCGAAGCGCGGCGCAAGACCATCGCCAACCAGACCGTCGCACTGGAAACCGCCGCCGCGGGGGCGCTCGGCGACCGCGGCTGA
- the fmt gene encoding methionyl-tRNA formyltransferase has product MRLVFAGTPEPAVPSLRALLESSRHEVVAVLTRPDARSGRGRTVQRSPVGALADEHGIEVLTPPKAGDPAFLDRLRELAPDACPVVAYGALLPQKTLDVPAHGWVNLHFSLLPAWRGAAPVQAAVKAGDEITGASTFRIVKELDAGPVFGVVTEAIGADDTAGALLGRLALSGARLLASTLDGIEDGTVRAVEQPDEGLSYAPKVSVDDARVSFDGSASAVDRLIRSVTPEPGAWAEFRGERFKLGPVALTDDDPIPPGELSVERKRVLVGTGTKPVRLGEVQAQGKKRMAATDWARGTRLEQGERLT; this is encoded by the coding sequence ATGCGGCTCGTCTTCGCCGGCACCCCCGAACCGGCCGTCCCGTCGTTGCGCGCGCTGCTCGAATCGTCGCGCCACGAGGTCGTCGCCGTCCTCACGCGGCCCGACGCGCGCTCCGGCCGCGGCAGGACCGTCCAACGGTCCCCGGTCGGCGCGCTCGCCGACGAACACGGGATCGAGGTCCTCACCCCGCCCAAAGCCGGTGACCCCGCGTTCCTCGATCGGCTGCGCGAGCTGGCGCCCGATGCCTGCCCGGTGGTCGCCTACGGCGCGCTGCTGCCGCAGAAGACGCTCGACGTCCCGGCGCACGGCTGGGTGAACCTGCACTTCTCGCTGCTGCCCGCGTGGCGCGGCGCCGCGCCGGTCCAGGCCGCGGTGAAGGCGGGCGACGAGATCACCGGCGCCAGCACCTTCCGGATCGTGAAGGAACTCGACGCCGGTCCCGTGTTCGGCGTCGTCACCGAGGCGATCGGTGCCGACGACACCGCGGGCGCCCTGCTCGGCAGGCTCGCGCTCTCCGGTGCGCGGCTGCTCGCGTCCACATTGGACGGTATCGAGGACGGAACGGTGCGCGCCGTCGAACAACCGGACGAGGGCCTGAGCTACGCGCCGAAGGTGAGCGTCGACGACGCCCGCGTTTCCTTCGATGGGTCCGCGTCCGCGGTGGACCGGCTGATCCGCTCGGTGACGCCGGAACCGGGCGCGTGGGCGGAATTCCGCGGTGAGCGGTTCAAACTGGGGCCGGTCGCGCTGACCGACGACGACCCGATCCCGCCCGGCGAACTGTCCGTGGAGCGCAAGCGGGTGCTGGTGGGCACCGGGACGAAACCGGTGCGGCTCGGCGAGGTGCAGGCGCAGGGCAAGAAGCGGATGGCGGCCACCGACTGGGCGCGCGGTACACGACTGGAACAAGGGGAGCGCCTCACATGA
- a CDS encoding RsmB/NOP family class I SAM-dependent RNA methyltransferase: MSDDRRERRPSRPQRGRPAPRKEGPRRPPVQDPARRVALDVLRAIRERDAYANLALPEMLRNRRISGRDAALATELTYGAARAVGLLDAVIEACLDRPLSKVDPIVLDGLRLGAYQLLRTRIPEHAAVASTVDLVREDAGSHVAGFVNAVLRSVSEKDEAAWLEQLAPDKEKDAIGHLALRTAHPRWIARSFAEALGDKGPELEAALAADDARPEVHLVARPGEISADELAAITGGDVAPYSPYGVRLESGAGDPGDLEPIRERLAAVQDEGSQLCAVAATKAPLTGSDERWLDLCAGPGGKAALLGALAVAAGAHVDAVEKAPHRAKLVEKATDGLPVTVHVADGRESELDGGYDRVLVDAPCSGLGSLRRRPEARWRRQPADVADLTKLQGELVAAAYALTRPGGVLTYVVCSPHLAETEGLIGETARKLGAEVLDARELFPGVPQLGDGPYVQLWPHRHGTDAMFCAVLRKPL, translated from the coding sequence ATGAGCGACGATCGCAGGGAGCGGAGGCCGTCCAGGCCGCAGCGGGGGCGCCCGGCGCCGCGCAAGGAAGGCCCGCGTCGTCCGCCGGTGCAGGATCCCGCGCGCCGCGTCGCACTCGACGTGCTGCGCGCGATCAGGGAACGGGACGCCTACGCGAACCTCGCGCTGCCGGAGATGCTGCGCAACCGGCGGATCAGCGGCAGGGACGCCGCGCTCGCGACGGAGCTGACCTACGGCGCCGCACGCGCCGTCGGCCTGCTCGACGCGGTGATCGAGGCCTGCCTCGACCGCCCGCTGTCCAAAGTGGACCCGATCGTGCTGGACGGGCTGCGCCTCGGCGCCTACCAGTTGCTGCGCACCCGCATCCCCGAGCACGCCGCCGTGGCGTCCACTGTGGATCTCGTGCGCGAGGACGCGGGTTCGCACGTGGCGGGGTTCGTCAACGCGGTGCTGCGCTCGGTGTCCGAAAAGGACGAAGCGGCGTGGCTGGAGCAGCTCGCGCCGGACAAGGAGAAGGACGCCATCGGGCACCTCGCGCTGCGCACCGCACATCCGCGCTGGATCGCGCGTTCGTTCGCGGAAGCCTTGGGGGACAAGGGACCCGAGTTGGAGGCCGCGCTCGCCGCTGACGACGCGCGCCCCGAGGTCCACCTGGTCGCGCGGCCGGGGGAGATCAGTGCCGACGAACTCGCCGCGATCACCGGCGGCGATGTCGCGCCGTACTCGCCCTACGGCGTGCGGCTCGAATCCGGCGCCGGCGATCCCGGTGATCTCGAACCGATCCGAGAACGGCTCGCCGCGGTGCAGGACGAAGGCAGCCAGCTGTGCGCCGTCGCGGCGACGAAAGCGCCCCTGACCGGCAGCGACGAGCGCTGGCTCGACCTGTGCGCCGGTCCGGGCGGCAAAGCGGCGCTGCTCGGCGCACTCGCCGTGGCGGCGGGTGCGCACGTCGACGCCGTCGAAAAGGCGCCGCACCGCGCGAAACTCGTCGAGAAGGCGACCGACGGCTTGCCGGTGACCGTGCACGTCGCGGACGGGCGCGAAAGCGAGTTGGACGGCGGCTACGACCGCGTTCTCGTCGACGCCCCGTGCAGCGGGCTCGGCTCGCTGCGCCGCCGCCCGGAAGCGCGCTGGCGCAGGCAGCCGGCGGACGTCGCCGACCTGACGAAACTGCAGGGCGAACTCGTCGCGGCCGCGTACGCGCTGACCCGTCCTGGCGGGGTCCTCACCTACGTCGTGTGCTCGCCGCACCTGGCCGAAACCGAGGGCCTGATCGGGGAAACCGCGCGCAAGCTCGGCGCCGAGGTGCTCGACGCGCGCGAGCTGTTCCCCGGCGTACCGCAGCTCGGCGACGGCCCGTACGTCCAGCTCTGGCCACACCGCCACGGAACCGACGCCATGTTCTGCGCCGTACTGAGGAAACCCCTTTAG
- a CDS encoding type VII secretion target — MAEGYHVDPERLGAHQHDAEQAAATGKQVADAGHQVTPGGWDNAYGLMFQMFPQATRPIAEAFISFASDAAQALQNTATAIGTAAKKYENNDQDAADSLRKLGQQVENTPEMHVGGGAPAAPPRTEGQEV, encoded by the coding sequence ATGGCTGAGGGCTACCACGTCGATCCCGAACGACTCGGTGCGCACCAGCACGACGCCGAGCAGGCCGCCGCCACCGGGAAGCAGGTCGCCGACGCCGGGCACCAGGTGACGCCCGGCGGCTGGGACAACGCCTACGGCCTGATGTTCCAGATGTTCCCGCAGGCGACGAGGCCGATCGCGGAGGCGTTCATCTCGTTCGCCTCCGACGCCGCGCAGGCGCTGCAGAACACGGCCACCGCGATCGGCACCGCGGCCAAGAAGTACGAGAACAACGATCAGGACGCCGCGGACTCGCTGCGGAAACTGGGGCAGCAGGTCGAGAACACACCGGAAATGCACGTGGGCGGAGGAGCACCCGCCGCGCCCCCGCGAACCGAGGGGCAGGAGGTCTGA
- a CDS encoding YbaB/EbfC family nucleoid-associated protein — MTDGVPAQSDPKSADPKQPGQERLAAVQQDLLRAIERTQQEGREASAASAALARVSGRASSKDNAVTVVVDSNGVPKDIAFTDKIGSRTPHQLAAELMGCLQRAQATLAREFAQQAGDNPFAAKIAQGYENRFPEPESDAVPAPVHEMQVGQLSEPESAPAPPPAPRKVPKRQREKDEEYEEDFGQTGFLLGPDGKRGPNHG; from the coding sequence ATGACCGACGGCGTCCCGGCACAATCCGACCCAAAAAGTGCCGACCCAAAACAGCCCGGACAGGAACGGCTTGCCGCCGTTCAGCAGGATCTGTTGCGCGCCATCGAACGCACGCAGCAGGAGGGCAGAGAGGCCTCCGCCGCCAGTGCGGCACTCGCCCGCGTTTCCGGCAGGGCGAGCAGCAAGGACAACGCGGTCACGGTCGTCGTGGATTCCAATGGCGTGCCGAAGGACATCGCGTTCACCGACAAGATCGGGAGCCGGACCCCGCACCAGCTCGCGGCCGAACTGATGGGCTGCCTGCAGCGGGCGCAGGCGACGCTCGCCCGCGAATTCGCGCAGCAGGCCGGGGACAACCCGTTCGCGGCCAAGATCGCGCAGGGGTACGAGAACCGCTTTCCGGAACCGGAAAGCGATGCGGTCCCCGCACCGGTGCACGAAATGCAGGTCGGTCAGCTCTCCGAACCGGAATCCGCACCGGCACCGCCTCCCGCGCCGCGAAAAGTGCCGAAGCGCCAGCGTGAAAAGGATGAAGAGTACGAAGAGGACTTCGGGCAGACCGGTTTCCTGCTGGGCCCCGACGGCAAACGGGGGCCGAATCATGGCTGA
- a CDS encoding phosphatase PAP2 family protein, producing MLCVAIFFASYLGFVLTGAGQRWDRDVFRRLSTETSTVVQDFSSWLLARIGCVPLLLGTTLGVLAIGFLRRIPRTGVLAAAVIPCSIGASRLLKVVVLDRPELGPEPELAHNTFPSGHVTAATATGLALLMVAPRTASPWLFAVDVVLAVLAGLAVVIAGWHRPSDAIGAAALAGAVYCSLALVVRAGRRVTTRAKHRRPRGRRSRASAASSAPLPRCRPAARTGSGS from the coding sequence GTGCTGTGCGTCGCGATCTTCTTCGCCAGTTATCTGGGTTTCGTGCTCACCGGGGCGGGCCAGCGCTGGGATCGCGACGTGTTCCGGCGGCTGAGCACCGAGACCTCCACGGTGGTCCAGGACTTCTCGTCCTGGCTGCTGGCGCGCATCGGGTGCGTGCCGTTGTTGCTGGGTACCACGCTCGGTGTGCTGGCAATCGGTTTCCTCCGGCGGATTCCGCGGACCGGCGTGCTGGCGGCCGCGGTCATTCCGTGCTCGATCGGCGCCTCCCGACTGCTCAAGGTGGTCGTGCTCGACCGTCCGGAGCTGGGCCCGGAGCCCGAACTGGCGCACAACACCTTTCCGAGCGGCCACGTCACCGCCGCCACCGCGACCGGGCTGGCCCTGCTGATGGTGGCACCTCGCACCGCCTCGCCCTGGCTCTTCGCGGTCGACGTCGTGCTCGCGGTGCTTGCCGGGCTGGCGGTGGTGATCGCGGGCTGGCACCGCCCGAGCGACGCCATCGGCGCCGCCGCACTCGCCGGGGCGGTCTACTGCTCCCTCGCCCTGGTGGTGCGGGCGGGGCGCCGGGTCACCACCAGGGCGAAGCACAGACGGCCGCGCGGCCGACGTAGCCGGGCGAGCGCCGCTAGCTCGGCGCCGCTGCCGCGGTGCCGCCCTGCTGCGCGAACTGGATCAGGTTCTTGA
- a CDS encoding primosomal protein N': MSRQETTPLWDLPEPPRAKKKIDPARKAAKEARDAKGQQRPAASAPVARVVVDVPLAHLDRTFDYHVPEKFDEAAVPGCRVRVRFAGQLVDGFLLERGDTTEHKGKLAFLDRVTSSEPVLGPALARTARAVAERYGGSLIDVLRLAIPPRHGKAEGEPPREVAEAPRAPETTGWNRYQRGENFVEALGAGRPANAVWQALPGEDWPSRLAEVAAVVASFGRGVVLVVPDQRDLKRLHAACAAALGADAFVALSAEVGPAERYRRWLAVSRGAVRVVIGTRAAMFAPVADPGLFVVWDDGDDLHVDPHMPYPQVRDVLMLRAHATQSSLLVAGFNRTAEAQLLVESGWAHEVRASREQLRASAPRVTPVGEDFDVARDEAAKAARLPSVAFEAARQALGAGAPVLVQVPRRGYVPALACGHCRTPAHCRRCAGPLLLPGGANEGVARPPICRWCGVPDAHFRCAACGSPRLRAVVVGSKRTAEELGRAFPGVAVRTSGAKEVLATVPGKPALVVCTPGAEPVADGGYGAALLLDGWALLGRPDLRAAEETLRRWMAAAALVRPGAEGGRVVVGADASLAPVQALMRWDPAWHAGNELAERRELGFPPAVRMASVEGSPDAVANLLAELALPATGEVLGPVPVGEVDDEGNAERERALIRVPRGDGRALAAALAAAQAGRAARKEADPARVQLDPLELI; the protein is encoded by the coding sequence GTGAGCCGCCAGGAGACGACACCCCTCTGGGACCTCCCGGAACCGCCGCGCGCCAAGAAGAAGATCGATCCGGCGCGCAAGGCGGCGAAGGAGGCGCGCGACGCCAAGGGCCAGCAGCGACCCGCGGCGAGCGCGCCGGTCGCCAGGGTCGTGGTGGACGTGCCGCTGGCACATCTGGACCGCACGTTCGACTACCACGTGCCGGAGAAGTTCGACGAGGCCGCGGTACCGGGTTGCCGGGTGCGCGTGCGGTTCGCCGGGCAGCTCGTCGACGGCTTCCTGCTGGAGCGCGGGGACACCACCGAGCACAAGGGCAAGCTCGCGTTCCTCGACCGCGTCACCTCGAGCGAGCCGGTGCTCGGGCCCGCGCTCGCGAGGACGGCCCGCGCGGTCGCCGAACGGTACGGCGGCTCGTTGATCGACGTGCTGCGGCTGGCGATCCCGCCGCGCCACGGCAAGGCGGAAGGCGAGCCGCCGCGCGAGGTCGCCGAGGCACCGCGAGCGCCGGAGACCACCGGATGGAACCGGTACCAGCGCGGGGAGAACTTCGTCGAAGCGCTCGGCGCCGGGCGTCCCGCGAACGCGGTGTGGCAGGCACTTCCCGGCGAGGACTGGCCGTCGCGGCTGGCCGAGGTCGCCGCGGTGGTCGCCTCTTTCGGCCGCGGTGTCGTGCTCGTGGTGCCGGATCAGCGCGATCTCAAGCGGCTGCACGCGGCGTGCGCGGCGGCGCTGGGCGCGGACGCCTTCGTGGCGTTGTCCGCCGAAGTGGGGCCTGCCGAGCGGTACCGGCGCTGGCTCGCGGTGTCGCGCGGCGCGGTGCGGGTCGTGATCGGCACCAGGGCGGCCATGTTCGCGCCGGTCGCCGACCCCGGCCTGTTCGTGGTCTGGGACGACGGCGACGACCTGCACGTCGACCCGCACATGCCGTATCCGCAGGTGCGGGACGTGCTCATGCTGCGCGCGCACGCGACGCAGTCCTCGCTGCTCGTCGCCGGGTTCAACCGCACCGCCGAAGCACAGCTGCTGGTCGAGTCCGGCTGGGCGCACGAGGTGCGCGCTTCCCGCGAGCAGCTGCGGGCCAGCGCGCCGCGGGTGACCCCGGTCGGCGAGGACTTCGACGTAGCGCGCGACGAAGCGGCCAAGGCGGCCCGCCTGCCCTCCGTCGCGTTCGAAGCCGCGAGGCAGGCGCTCGGCGCCGGTGCGCCCGTGCTCGTGCAGGTGCCGAGGCGCGGGTACGTGCCCGCCCTCGCCTGCGGGCACTGCCGCACCCCGGCGCACTGCCGTCGCTGCGCGGGCCCGCTCCTGCTCCCCGGCGGCGCGAACGAAGGCGTCGCGAGGCCCCCGATCTGCCGCTGGTGCGGGGTGCCGGACGCGCACTTCCGCTGCGCCGCGTGCGGATCGCCCCGGCTGCGCGCGGTCGTCGTCGGGTCGAAGCGGACCGCGGAGGAACTGGGCAGGGCGTTCCCCGGCGTCGCGGTGCGCACTTCGGGCGCCAAGGAAGTGCTCGCGACCGTACCGGGCAAACCGGCGCTGGTGGTGTGCACGCCCGGTGCGGAACCGGTCGCCGACGGCGGGTACGGCGCGGCGTTGCTGCTCGACGGCTGGGCGCTGCTCGGCAGGCCCGATCTCCGTGCCGCGGAGGAGACCCTGCGCCGGTGGATGGCGGCCGCCGCGCTCGTGCGCCCCGGTGCCGAAGGCGGCCGGGTGGTCGTCGGCGCGGACGCCTCGCTCGCGCCCGTGCAGGCGCTCATGCGCTGGGATCCGGCCTGGCACGCGGGGAACGAGCTCGCGGAACGCCGTGAGCTCGGGTTCCCGCCCGCGGTGCGGATGGCCAGCGTCGAGGGGAGCCCGGACGCGGTGGCGAACCTGCTCGCCGAGCTGGCCCTGCCAGCGACGGGGGAGGTGCTGGGCCCGGTCCCGGTGGGCGAGGTCGACGACGAAGGCAACGCGGAGCGCGAGCGCGCGCTGATCCGCGTGCCCCGCGGTGACGGGCGGGCGCTGGCCGCCGCGCTCGCGGCCGCGCAGGCGGGACGGGCGGCGCGCAAGGAAGCCGACCCCGCGCGCGTCCAACTGGATCCGCTGGAACTGATCTGA
- the metK gene encoding methionine adenosyltransferase encodes MTASNRRLFTSESVTEGHPDKICDAISDSILDALLSKDPRSRVAVETLITTGQVHVAGEVTTEAYADIPTIVRDVILRIGYDSSAKGFDGNSCGVNVAIGSQSPDIAQGVDTAHESRVEGALDDIDRQGAGDQGLMFGYACSDTPELMPLPIALSHRLSRRLTGVRNEGVLPYLRPDGKTQVTIEYAGEQAVKLDTVVVSTQHADGIDLDKMLGVDVREHVVLPELAELELDTADVRLLVNPTGRFVIGGPMGDAGLTGRKIIVDTYGGMARHGGGAFSGKDPSKVDRSAAYAMRWVAKNVVAAGLASRVEVQVAYAIGKASPVGLFVETFGTETVDPTKIQSAISEVFDLRPAAIIRDLDLLRPIYSPTAAYGHFGRPDLDLPWENTQRAEALRSLAGA; translated from the coding sequence GTGACGGCGTCCAACCGCAGGCTGTTCACTTCGGAATCGGTGACCGAGGGCCATCCGGACAAGATCTGCGATGCGATCAGCGACTCCATCCTCGACGCGTTGCTGTCGAAGGACCCGCGCAGCAGGGTCGCCGTCGAAACGCTCATCACGACCGGCCAGGTGCACGTCGCGGGTGAGGTGACCACCGAGGCCTACGCGGACATCCCGACCATCGTGCGCGACGTGATCCTCCGCATCGGCTACGACTCGTCCGCCAAGGGCTTCGACGGCAACTCGTGCGGCGTGAACGTCGCGATCGGGTCGCAGTCGCCGGACATCGCGCAGGGCGTGGACACCGCGCACGAGTCAAGGGTCGAGGGCGCGCTCGACGACATCGACCGCCAGGGCGCCGGCGACCAGGGCCTCATGTTCGGCTACGCCTGCTCGGACACCCCCGAGCTGATGCCGCTGCCGATCGCGCTTTCGCACCGGCTTTCCCGCAGGCTGACCGGGGTCCGCAACGAGGGCGTGCTGCCCTACCTGCGTCCCGACGGCAAGACCCAGGTGACCATCGAGTATGCGGGCGAGCAGGCCGTCAAGCTCGACACCGTGGTCGTCTCGACCCAGCACGCCGACGGCATAGACCTGGACAAGATGCTCGGCGTCGACGTCCGCGAGCACGTGGTGCTGCCCGAGCTGGCCGAGCTGGAGCTGGACACCGCCGACGTGCGGCTGCTGGTCAACCCGACCGGCCGGTTCGTCATCGGCGGCCCGATGGGCGACGCGGGGCTGACCGGTCGCAAGATCATCGTCGACACCTACGGCGGCATGGCCCGCCACGGCGGCGGCGCGTTCTCCGGCAAGGACCCGTCGAAGGTGGACCGTTCCGCGGCGTACGCGATGCGCTGGGTGGCCAAGAACGTCGTCGCGGCGGGCCTCGCCTCCCGCGTCGAGGTGCAGGTCGCCTACGCGATCGGCAAGGCTTCGCCGGTCGGCCTGTTCGTGGAGACCTTCGGCACCGAGACGGTCGATCCGACGAAGATCCAGAGCGCCATCTCCGAGGTGTTCGACCTGCGCCCGGCGGCGATCATCCGCGATCTCGACCTGCTGCGCCCGATCTACTCGCCGACGGCGGCCTACGGCCACTTCGGCCGCCCGGACCTCGACCTGCCGTGGGAGAACACCCAGCGCGCCGAAGCGCTGCGGTCGCTCGCGGGTGCCTGA